The following proteins come from a genomic window of Magnetospirillum sp. WYHS-4:
- a CDS encoding Dam family site-specific DNA-(adenine-N6)-methyltransferase produces MISQPSGIVIPFLKWAGGKRWFCEHHPGLLPKFSGRYIEPFAGSAALFFSVKPDRALLTDLNAELVITYRAVRDEPRKVRELLELHHRQHSREHYYNTRSAKPINPTELAAWFIYLNRTCWNGLYRVNLKNEFNVPIGTKTKVVLDTDNFDAVSNALKRADIWQSDFENTIDISGDGDFVFVDPPYTVKHNLNGFIKYNDKIFSWADQVRLRDAIARATERGALVMVLNANHQSIRELYADLGVQQPLTRASVLAADATCRSRVEELVVRCWHQLPETSPSVMAVNAHS; encoded by the coding sequence ATGATCTCACAGCCGTCCGGAATCGTCATACCCTTCCTGAAGTGGGCCGGTGGGAAAAGGTGGTTCTGTGAGCACCACCCGGGCCTCTTGCCGAAGTTTTCCGGAAGGTACATTGAACCGTTTGCGGGGAGCGCAGCCCTCTTCTTCTCCGTGAAGCCGGATCGCGCATTGCTCACTGATTTGAATGCTGAACTCGTAATCACTTACCGCGCCGTACGTGATGAGCCAAGAAAGGTTCGCGAGTTGCTGGAACTTCATCACCGCCAACATAGCAGGGAGCACTACTACAACACTCGCTCCGCAAAACCCATTAATCCAACGGAACTAGCCGCGTGGTTCATCTATCTCAATCGCACCTGTTGGAACGGCCTCTATCGGGTTAACCTTAAGAACGAGTTCAATGTACCTATTGGCACCAAGACTAAGGTCGTTCTCGATACGGATAACTTTGATGCCGTCTCAAACGCACTGAAGCGCGCAGATATCTGGCAGTCCGACTTTGAGAACACTATCGACATCTCTGGCGATGGAGACTTCGTGTTCGTTGACCCGCCATACACCGTTAAACACAACCTTAACGGTTTCATCAAATACAACGACAAGATATTCTCGTGGGCCGACCAAGTGCGCCTGCGCGACGCCATTGCTAGAGCGACCGAGCGTGGTGCGCTGGTTATGGTGCTAAACGCAAACCATCAGTCCATCCGTGAACTATATGCGGACCTTGGCGTTCAGCAGCCGCTAACCCGTGCTAGCGTTTTAGCAGCGGATGCCACGTGCCGATCTCGGGTAGAGGAACTTGTCGTGCGGTGTTGGCATCAGCTGCCTGAAACCTCGCCCTCGGTTATGGCAGTGAATGCTCATTCATGA